The following are encoded in a window of Brevibacillus sp. DP1.3A genomic DNA:
- a CDS encoding MFS transporter encodes MWHRRFICLWAGQTLANLGDVFYIVAFISIIYAATGSVMYTAFIPVVIVASQSVSSLLAPLVFQRLSLTGMLVLSQGLKTILLAAASLAVSSGVGEQGEWIWLLFGLGSTIAFMDGWANPARNAMVPQLVGREDLMRANGLLATSDQTVHFAGWAAGGFLVSWLGAGNVLWGTVGAYVVATIAMTGIAPASEKLREEQAARETTNWLTGWKTIRDVPVLRLLVAIDVVIGLSGGVWIAAIMLPFVLNVLGQGEEWWGYINAGYMLGAIAGGTLLLMYAERMRRHLFRWIICGTIGVGFFTFCFGSSTNALVALLFSFALGPFLEMVHVSKQTLLQQETEESALPYVMSAKGTIDLLVFGASALVMGAIAEWQGVRAVYYVSAGLLLIAFLFALRLQKKQTEHSSGVSVN; translated from the coding sequence ATGTGGCATCGACGCTTTATTTGCCTCTGGGCGGGTCAGACATTGGCCAACCTTGGGGATGTATTTTATATTGTTGCGTTTATTTCGATCATCTACGCTGCAACTGGCTCTGTCATGTACACGGCGTTTATACCGGTTGTCATCGTGGCTTCGCAGTCTGTGAGCAGCTTGTTGGCTCCGTTGGTGTTTCAGCGATTGTCGTTGACAGGAATGCTCGTGCTGTCGCAAGGCTTGAAGACGATACTTTTGGCTGCAGCCTCATTAGCTGTCAGCAGCGGTGTAGGAGAGCAGGGAGAGTGGATCTGGCTATTATTCGGATTGGGGTCAACGATCGCCTTTATGGATGGCTGGGCAAACCCTGCGCGCAATGCCATGGTGCCGCAGTTGGTCGGACGAGAAGACCTCATGCGAGCGAATGGTTTGCTTGCCACCTCGGATCAAACCGTTCATTTTGCCGGTTGGGCCGCAGGGGGATTCCTCGTTTCTTGGTTGGGAGCGGGTAATGTTTTGTGGGGAACGGTTGGTGCCTATGTTGTGGCAACGATCGCGATGACAGGCATTGCACCGGCAAGCGAAAAGCTGCGTGAAGAACAGGCAGCTAGGGAGACAACAAACTGGCTCACTGGATGGAAAACCATTCGCGATGTACCTGTACTGCGACTGCTGGTCGCGATAGATGTCGTGATCGGCTTGTCCGGGGGTGTGTGGATCGCTGCGATTATGCTGCCATTTGTCCTCAATGTGCTTGGACAAGGAGAAGAATGGTGGGGCTACATCAATGCCGGTTACATGCTTGGAGCTATTGCAGGTGGGACGCTGCTATTGATGTATGCGGAGCGGATGCGTCGCCATTTATTTCGCTGGATTATTTGCGGTACGATTGGCGTCGGATTCTTTACCTTTTGTTTTGGCAGCAGTACGAACGCGCTGGTAGCACTGTTGTTTTCCTTTGCGCTTGGCCCGTTTTTGGAAATGGTGCATGTAAGCAAGCAGACACTTTTGCAGCAAGAGACGGAAGAATCAGCACTGCCCTATGTCATGTCAGCAAAGGGGACGATTGATTTACTCGTTTTTGGCGCTTCTGCCCTGGTGATGGGAGCTATTGCTGAATGGCAGGGTGTCCGGGCTGTTTATTATGTATCTGCTGGATTGTTACTCATCGCTTTCCTTTTTGCGTTGCGCTTGCAAAAAAAGCAGACGGAGCATTCCAGTGGGGTTTCCGTAAATTAA
- a CDS encoding MFS transporter — MEIWRRNLYVLCGSLFFVMVAMSMIMPFLPLFIQQDFGIEDPHQVTAWAGIIFGANFLTAGLVSPIWGNLADKHGRKIMILRSGFFMSITMALTGFAGSLWQLLILRLLNGLVGGIIPASTALVASSVPKERIGWATGLLQSFITAGTIMGPLFGGVLAEKIGFRMIFVITGCVLLLATLVITFMVKENFVPPEKKERSSLREDFQMIFSSKELPALFFVTVMIQFALFSIIPVLPIYISQLVGSEGAKVALWAGIVQACMGVANVFASPQLGRLGDRFGSQKVLLFSLLAAAIIFIPQGLVHTVWQLVALRFLLGLSLGGLLPSVNALLRRATPVHMVSRVYGYNNSFVSIGSMLGPMIGGFLAGYVSISGVFYMTSAFLFINAGWVYYSFFRNKSVQHSDSGIE, encoded by the coding sequence ATGGAGATATGGCGCCGTAATTTATATGTACTCTGCGGATCGTTGTTTTTCGTCATGGTGGCGATGAGCATGATCATGCCTTTTTTACCGCTTTTCATTCAGCAGGATTTCGGAATTGAAGACCCTCATCAAGTCACGGCTTGGGCGGGGATTATTTTTGGAGCTAACTTTTTGACGGCGGGCCTCGTCTCGCCTATTTGGGGCAATTTGGCCGATAAGCACGGGCGCAAGATCATGATTTTGCGCTCGGGATTTTTCATGTCTATTACGATGGCACTGACCGGTTTTGCGGGAAGTCTGTGGCAGCTTTTGATCCTTCGTCTGCTCAATGGACTCGTAGGGGGAATCATCCCTGCAAGTACCGCACTAGTAGCATCCTCTGTACCAAAAGAACGAATTGGCTGGGCAACGGGGTTGCTTCAGTCTTTTATTACGGCCGGAACCATTATGGGACCGCTATTTGGCGGCGTTCTCGCGGAGAAGATCGGCTTTCGGATGATTTTTGTGATTACCGGTTGCGTATTATTACTGGCGACCTTGGTCATTACGTTTATGGTGAAAGAGAATTTTGTTCCACCTGAAAAAAAGGAACGGTCGAGTCTGCGGGAAGATTTTCAGATGATCTTTTCTTCCAAAGAACTCCCGGCGCTCTTTTTTGTAACCGTAATGATCCAGTTTGCGTTGTTTAGCATTATCCCTGTGTTGCCGATCTACATTTCGCAATTAGTTGGATCAGAAGGGGCAAAGGTAGCACTGTGGGCTGGTATTGTCCAGGCATGCATGGGGGTAGCAAACGTCTTTGCCTCCCCACAGCTGGGTCGTTTAGGAGATCGGTTTGGTTCGCAAAAGGTGCTCTTGTTTTCGCTTTTGGCTGCCGCAATCATCTTCATTCCACAAGGTCTCGTACATACGGTATGGCAATTGGTCGCGCTCCGGTTTTTGTTAGGATTATCGTTGGGAGGATTGCTTCCATCCGTCAATGCTTTGCTGAGACGAGCAACACCTGTACATATGGTCAGTCGCGTCTACGGCTATAACAACAGCTTCGTCAGTATCGGCAGCATGCTTGGACCAATGATTGGTGGCTTTTTGGCAGGCTATGTGAGTATTAGCGGAGTCTTTTACATGACGAGTGCTTTCTTGTTTATTAACGCAGGCTGGGTGTACTACAGCTTTTTCCGAAACAAATCTGTACAGCATTCTGATTCTGGAATAGAATAA
- a CDS encoding ABC transporter ATP-binding protein: protein MSIRRYLAYVLPYWKQILGTIFIGIIKFAIPLALPLLIKYVIDDLLPSPLPQEEKLKQLFWLMLGAFLLFTVVRAPVEYIRQYYAQWVSSRILFDIRNQLFSHLQRLSMRYYNNTKTGEVISRVINDVESTKSFVETGLMNLWLDLITIILTLAIMLYMDVELTLVAIVVFPLYSISVKFFYKRLRQLTKDRSAALARLQGYLYERVNGMALIRSFALEQQESKEFAKENNQFLDKALAQTRWNARTFAVINTVTDIAPLLVIAYAGYQVIGGSMSVGTLVAFYVYLDRLYTPLRRLVNSSTVLTQAIASMDRMFEFIDESYDIVDKPNAGELPVDPATKRIRGEIRFENVSFRYREEGPLVLNNVNLNISSGETVAIVGMSGGGKSSLISLLPRFWDVTEGKITIDGIDIRDVKQQNLRHHIGMVQQDNILFSESAKVNILMGNPDADDSAVQEAAKAANAHDFISELPNGYHTELGERGVKLSGGQKQRIAIARVFLRDPGILILDEATSALDLESEHTIQESLSRLAKGRTTLIVAHRLSTITHADKIIVMKEGQIVEEGTHEQLLERKGVYYGLWSVQDLGSASDPQLG, encoded by the coding sequence TTGAGCATACGCCGCTATTTGGCTTATGTCCTGCCCTATTGGAAACAAATATTGGGCACTATATTCATTGGTATTATAAAGTTTGCGATCCCACTTGCTCTGCCGCTTCTGATCAAATACGTCATTGATGACCTGCTGCCAAGTCCGCTTCCTCAAGAGGAAAAGCTGAAGCAGTTATTTTGGCTGATGCTCGGGGCCTTTTTGTTATTTACCGTCGTTCGCGCCCCTGTTGAGTACATCCGGCAATACTATGCACAGTGGGTATCTAGTCGTATCTTGTTTGACATCCGCAATCAATTGTTTTCTCATTTACAACGACTGTCGATGCGCTACTACAACAATACAAAAACGGGTGAGGTCATCTCTCGCGTCATTAACGACGTGGAATCAACCAAAAGCTTCGTGGAAACGGGATTGATGAATCTCTGGTTGGACCTGATTACGATCATCCTGACACTGGCGATCATGCTCTACATGGATGTGGAACTGACACTTGTGGCGATTGTCGTTTTCCCTTTGTACAGTATTTCCGTCAAATTTTTCTACAAGCGCTTGCGTCAATTAACCAAGGATCGTTCTGCGGCACTGGCGCGTTTGCAAGGATATTTGTATGAACGCGTCAATGGGATGGCGCTCATCCGCAGCTTTGCCTTGGAGCAGCAGGAAAGCAAGGAATTCGCAAAGGAAAACAATCAGTTTTTGGATAAGGCACTGGCGCAAACACGCTGGAATGCGCGAACTTTTGCTGTAATTAATACGGTGACGGATATCGCACCGCTCCTGGTCATTGCTTATGCTGGCTATCAAGTTATTGGCGGGAGCATGAGCGTAGGGACTTTGGTTGCGTTTTATGTTTATTTGGATCGCTTGTACACGCCGCTACGACGCTTGGTCAATTCCAGTACGGTATTGACACAGGCAATTGCCTCGATGGACCGTATGTTCGAGTTTATCGATGAATCGTACGATATCGTCGACAAGCCAAACGCAGGGGAGTTGCCTGTAGACCCTGCAACCAAACGCATTCGCGGCGAAATTCGCTTTGAGAACGTGTCCTTCCGCTATCGGGAGGAAGGCCCTCTTGTCTTGAACAATGTGAATCTGAACATCTCTTCTGGTGAAACAGTTGCGATTGTCGGGATGTCAGGCGGCGGAAAATCTTCGTTGATTAGCTTACTGCCGCGTTTTTGGGACGTGACAGAAGGGAAAATTACGATTGATGGCATCGATATCCGCGATGTGAAGCAGCAAAATTTGCGTCACCATATCGGGATGGTGCAGCAAGATAATATTTTGTTTAGTGAATCAGCAAAAGTGAATATTTTAATGGGCAATCCTGATGCAGATGACAGTGCTGTGCAAGAAGCTGCGAAGGCGGCAAATGCCCATGACTTTATTAGCGAATTACCGAATGGCTACCATACGGAGCTGGGAGAGCGCGGCGTAAAGCTCTCTGGCGGGCAAAAGCAGCGAATCGCGATTGCACGTGTTTTCCTGCGTGACCCGGGTATTCTGATTCTGGATGAGGCGACGTCTGCACTCGACTTGGAATCAGAGCACACGATTCAGGAGTCTTTGTCCAGATTGGCAAAAGGAAGAACTACACTCATCGTGGCCCATCGACTTTCGACGATTACCCATGCGGACAAAATCATTGTCATGAAAGAGGGACAAATCGTTGAGGAAGGCACGCATGAGCAATTGCTGGAGAGAAAGGGCGTATACTATGGCCTGTGGAGTGTGCAAGATTTAGGAAGTGCATCCGACCCGCAACTGGGATAA
- a CDS encoding DUF402 domain-containing protein, with the protein MSPTPGSNIRIESYKHDHSLHRIWDKSTLIHTSDAVVIGGNDRVKVTEADGREWRTREPAICTFGRGQWFNTIAMIRDDGIYYYCNIGSPFSMKGQLLSYIDYDLDVKVFPDMTYSILDEEEFLLHSKQMNYPPFVVERVQTALREVLDWVSARRGPFQNGFVQRWYERYLLVRDDEE; encoded by the coding sequence ATGTCACCAACTCCGGGCTCCAATATCCGCATAGAAAGTTATAAACATGACCATTCGTTGCACCGCATATGGGACAAATCTACGTTGATTCATACCAGTGATGCGGTGGTGATTGGGGGAAATGATCGGGTCAAGGTGACAGAAGCAGACGGGCGGGAATGGCGTACGCGTGAACCGGCCATTTGTACATTTGGTAGAGGCCAGTGGTTCAATACCATTGCCATGATTCGTGATGACGGTATTTATTATTATTGCAACATTGGTTCGCCCTTCAGCATGAAGGGACAATTGCTAAGCTACATAGACTATGATCTCGACGTAAAAGTGTTTCCTGATATGACGTACTCGATTCTCGACGAAGAGGAGTTTCTTTTGCATAGCAAACAGATGAACTATCCTCCATTTGTTGTGGAAAGAGTGCAGACAGCATTGCGAGAGGTGCTGGATTGGGTAAGCGCACGACGTGGCCCTTTTCAAAACGGATTCGTCCAACGTTGGTACGAGCGTTATCTTTTAGTGCGAGATGATGAGGAATAA
- a CDS encoding GNAT family N-acetyltransferase — protein MLIRPFRLGDYSAITRIWQETGLDQSDKESLNDLAQHLAWDSDLVMVAEIEGRVVGVVVGTIDGARAYFYRLAVLPEMQGSGIGRELVEAIEKRFKQRGVNNVLIMVNQSNPEVLPFYLSLGYEVQKYVTLSKKLSS, from the coding sequence ATGCTGATTCGTCCGTTTCGACTCGGTGACTATTCGGCTATCACACGTATTTGGCAGGAGACGGGGTTGGACCAATCGGACAAAGAGTCATTGAACGATTTGGCCCAGCATTTGGCTTGGGACAGCGATCTGGTAATGGTTGCAGAAATTGAAGGCAGAGTTGTAGGGGTCGTGGTTGGCACGATCGACGGAGCACGTGCCTATTTCTACCGATTGGCTGTACTTCCAGAGATGCAAGGCTCAGGTATTGGTCGCGAACTCGTTGAAGCAATTGAAAAGCGTTTCAAGCAACGAGGTGTCAATAACGTCTTGATCATGGTCAATCAATCAAATCCGGAAGTCCTTCCGTTTTACCTTTCACTTGGCTATGAAGTACAAAAATATGTTACACTTTCCAAAAAGCTCTCTTCTTAA
- the fabL gene encoding enoyl-[acyl-carrier-protein] reductase FabL, whose amino-acid sequence MNTTKKVALVTGGTRGIGKAIALQLAEQGYDLVLNYLRNRTAAREAAAELEAKGARVHLIKANVGDVAKIKELFAEIDQEFGRLDVFVNNAASGVLRPLMELEESHWDWTMEINSKALLFCAQEAAKLMIKGGNGGKIVSLSSLGSIRVLDNYTAVGVSKAAVEAITRYLAVELAPHNIVVNAVSGGAVDTDALKHFPNREELLGSSAERTPAGRIVEPEDLANAVIFLLSDKAWMVRGQTLIVDGGISLLT is encoded by the coding sequence ATGAATACAACGAAAAAAGTAGCACTGGTTACTGGCGGTACGCGAGGAATCGGAAAAGCGATTGCGCTTCAATTGGCGGAACAGGGCTATGACCTGGTGCTGAACTATTTGCGTAACCGCACTGCAGCAAGAGAAGCGGCAGCAGAGCTGGAAGCAAAGGGCGCTCGTGTCCATCTGATCAAAGCCAATGTAGGGGATGTAGCAAAAATCAAAGAGTTGTTCGCAGAAATTGACCAGGAATTCGGTCGCTTGGATGTATTTGTGAACAATGCGGCATCGGGTGTACTACGTCCACTGATGGAGCTGGAAGAGAGCCATTGGGACTGGACCATGGAAATTAACAGCAAGGCGCTGTTGTTCTGTGCACAAGAAGCGGCAAAACTAATGATCAAGGGCGGCAACGGCGGAAAAATCGTGAGCTTGTCCAGCCTTGGGTCCATTCGAGTTCTCGACAACTATACAGCGGTTGGCGTATCGAAGGCAGCTGTAGAAGCGATTACTCGTTATTTGGCAGTCGAGCTCGCACCGCATAATATTGTAGTAAACGCTGTTTCTGGCGGAGCGGTGGATACGGATGCACTCAAGCATTTCCCGAATCGTGAAGAATTGCTCGGCAGCTCAGCAGAGCGTACGCCAGCAGGACGCATTGTGGAGCCGGAAGATTTGGCTAATGCGGTGATATTCTTGCTCTCTGACAAAGCGTGGATGGTTCGCGGACAAACATTGATTGTAGACGGCGGTATTTCTCTTTTGACATAA
- a CDS encoding methyl-accepting chemotaxis protein has protein sequence MKTPRLTVKSKLIATFSTILVIPMLLLGLLSYQSAKAELSDELLTTASENVRLIDELLNHTLLEQSRNVEWIASDIVRHDILEETKMETKKQLQRFLAMNPEVSEAYIGDENGGMLTATDSKLPDGFDPRKRDWYIAAMKQPGKSVIVDPYIDAITGKVVLGVAMSLPDKSGVLGIDIQLTALDATVKQAKIGTQGYMAILDKNRKMLVNPNGESGVEVAESWTDTVYAEESGRLQFQHEGKPVQAVFTTNENTGWKLIGVMYDSEAAEAANPIFYTMLVIIIAALVVAGGVIYLILRSLIRPLRMLTEAAEKMSQGDVTQQVDIRSDDELGTLGKAFNHMAESLRSLLHSVNDSVQQLASSAEQLAASADQTSKATEQIAETMQEMAEGTEQQVSHTQEGNAAVEQMSARIGQIVEHTQNVFTAAQESSDLAVTGNKAIQSAVLQMNASSESIHGLAKVVDNLGTRSQEIGNIVDVITAIANQTNLLALNAAIEAARAGEYGRGFAVVADEVRKLAEQSASSAQQISQLITAIQAETNHAVIVMDQSKREVTEGIEKVNEAGQSFEQIQSAVNEVAEKIGQVSEATRDFSTRAQQVVEIIGHISEVTLQASDGTQSVSAAAQEQLASMEEIASSAVSLEHLAEELQIQIGKFRI, from the coding sequence ATGAAAACACCCAGACTTACTGTAAAATCTAAGCTAATCGCTACATTTTCCACAATATTAGTGATCCCCATGCTTTTGCTGGGGTTGCTCTCTTATCAGAGTGCCAAGGCAGAGTTGTCAGATGAATTGCTTACGACTGCCTCTGAAAACGTTCGGTTGATAGATGAGCTTTTGAATCACACACTGCTGGAGCAATCAAGGAATGTGGAATGGATTGCTTCTGATATTGTACGCCATGACATCTTAGAAGAGACCAAAATGGAAACGAAAAAGCAATTGCAGCGTTTTCTCGCGATGAACCCAGAAGTAAGTGAAGCTTATATCGGGGATGAGAATGGTGGCATGTTGACTGCGACTGATTCCAAGCTTCCCGACGGATTCGACCCAAGAAAGAGGGATTGGTACATAGCCGCCATGAAGCAACCAGGAAAGAGCGTCATTGTGGACCCATACATTGATGCGATAACCGGAAAAGTCGTGTTGGGAGTGGCGATGTCCTTGCCAGATAAATCCGGAGTTCTGGGAATTGATATTCAACTGACAGCGCTGGACGCGACGGTCAAGCAAGCGAAAATCGGTACCCAAGGATATATGGCGATTTTGGATAAAAACCGAAAAATGCTGGTCAATCCAAATGGGGAGTCTGGCGTTGAGGTTGCAGAGTCTTGGACGGATACAGTATATGCAGAAGAGTCAGGTCGTTTACAATTTCAGCACGAAGGAAAGCCCGTCCAAGCCGTGTTTACTACGAATGAAAATACGGGTTGGAAGCTTATAGGCGTGATGTATGACAGTGAAGCAGCAGAAGCAGCAAATCCGATTTTTTACACCATGCTCGTGATTATAATAGCTGCGCTGGTGGTAGCTGGCGGAGTCATTTACTTGATTTTGCGCTCCTTAATCCGTCCTTTGCGCATGTTAACAGAAGCAGCGGAAAAAATGAGCCAAGGCGATGTGACACAGCAAGTAGATATACGAAGTGACGATGAGTTGGGGACGTTGGGCAAAGCCTTCAATCATATGGCGGAATCTCTTCGTTCCTTGCTCCATTCTGTGAATGATTCTGTTCAGCAGCTGGCTTCTTCGGCAGAGCAACTCGCTGCAAGTGCGGATCAGACAAGCAAAGCGACAGAACAGATCGCCGAGACCATGCAAGAAATGGCGGAGGGAACCGAGCAGCAAGTCTCCCATACGCAGGAGGGTAACGCAGCAGTCGAACAAATGTCGGCAAGAATCGGTCAGATCGTAGAGCATACACAAAATGTATTCACCGCAGCCCAGGAATCGTCGGACTTGGCAGTGACCGGAAACAAAGCCATTCAATCGGCAGTGCTGCAAATGAATGCATCCAGCGAATCGATTCACGGTCTGGCAAAAGTCGTGGATAATCTGGGGACGCGTTCCCAAGAAATCGGAAACATCGTGGATGTGATCACTGCCATCGCAAATCAAACCAACCTGCTCGCACTAAATGCGGCAATTGAAGCGGCTCGAGCAGGGGAGTATGGACGAGGCTTTGCTGTGGTGGCTGATGAGGTACGCAAGCTGGCCGAGCAATCCGCAAGCTCGGCACAACAAATTAGTCAGCTGATCACCGCGATCCAAGCGGAGACAAACCATGCCGTGATTGTGATGGATCAGAGCAAGCGTGAAGTAACAGAAGGTATTGAAAAAGTGAACGAAGCCGGCCAGTCCTTCGAACAAATTCAATCAGCCGTCAATGAAGTGGCAGAGAAAATCGGTCAGGTATCGGAAGCGACGCGTGATTTCTCTACAAGGGCACAGCAAGTGGTTGAGATCATTGGTCATATTTCCGAAGTGACACTGCAAGCGTCTGATGGAACACAAAGTGTATCCGCAGCTGCCCAGGAGCAGCTAGCCTCTATGGAAGAAATCGCTTCCTCAGCCGTTTCTCTCGAACACCTCGCGGAGGAATTGCAAATCCAGATCGGCAAGTTCCGTATCTAA
- a CDS encoding Cof-type HAD-IIB family hydrolase, with amino-acid sequence MEYQIVFLDIDGTLVNEEKIIPPDTLEAIQELQRNKIEVVLATGRAHYYFDELAQQCGIDSYVSCNGAYVVYQGKTIYDRPIPPQTLEQLQQIATQHDHPIVFQGRTAGFSTHKQHPYLDWTFQQLKLDSPDHNADFAHSENIYQALLFTPDAHEQQYREEIPALSFIRWHEYCMDVFAKGGSKALGIEALLSHIGLAPSKAVAFGDGLNDKEMLSYVGMGIAMGNAHEALLPHANYVTRHVDDGGISHGLRHIGLMK; translated from the coding sequence ATGGAGTATCAAATCGTCTTTTTAGACATTGATGGAACACTCGTCAATGAAGAGAAAATCATACCACCGGATACACTCGAAGCCATTCAAGAGCTGCAAAGAAACAAGATCGAGGTTGTCTTAGCAACAGGCAGAGCTCATTATTATTTTGACGAGCTTGCCCAGCAGTGCGGCATCGACTCGTATGTCAGTTGCAATGGCGCATATGTCGTCTATCAAGGAAAAACCATTTATGATCGCCCCATCCCGCCCCAAACACTCGAACAGTTGCAGCAGATCGCGACCCAGCACGACCATCCCATCGTGTTTCAAGGCAGGACGGCGGGCTTTTCTACCCATAAGCAGCATCCTTATTTGGATTGGACCTTTCAGCAATTGAAGCTTGATTCCCCCGATCACAATGCAGACTTCGCCCATTCTGAAAATATTTATCAAGCGCTGTTGTTTACGCCAGATGCACACGAACAACAATACAGAGAAGAGATTCCCGCTCTCTCGTTTATACGCTGGCATGAGTATTGTATGGATGTATTTGCGAAAGGCGGTTCCAAAGCGCTTGGTATTGAAGCGCTCCTCTCGCATATCGGGCTTGCGCCAAGCAAGGCAGTTGCTTTTGGAGACGGTCTGAATGACAAAGAAATGCTCTCTTATGTTGGGATGGGAATCGCGATGGGCAATGCACATGAAGCTTTGTTGCCGCATGCCAATTATGTAACGCGCCACGTCGATGATGGCGGGATATCTCACGGCTTGCGTCACATCGGTCTGATGAAATAA